agaaccactagtcTAAGGAACATCATCTGCTGCAGACACCTCAGCACACCTTCAGACTCTGTGAGTACAAACCAAGTCCAACACTCACGCACGCGTTCATCTCACCTCAGACTGAGAAGTTTTAAGTCTTTTTAAAAGTATTCACAAAGAGTTCCTAATTTAGCCTAAACATTCCTAGCAAGGAATCTGAGCTTAAAAGTGATTCAGTAAGTTTGTGAGAGCAACTCTGAACAAACGCTTATCTAGAGATGTGGTTGACCTGTTGTATGATGCAGTCTGATAAcagctgtgattggttgttagaGAGAGAAGAAATAAAAGCGCTCTGTGCTCCTAataatgaagaataaaatcaccTGATCATACCTGGACTACATTAAGAAATGTTATcattaatgtaatttttaattCAGCAAAATGAATGTACACATCTTAAAATGTTTGAACCTGATTTTATGCCgattattatattgatttactTATTGTAGTGAACTGTCCACGATGGTAATTTTAGTGCTTTATGTATTTGATATTAATAGTGGAgcagacacagctgtcagtgattactgtGATTGCTGGCCCTGATAATCAATACATGGTTCCCTCTCCTGTGGCACAAGATACAAGTGTGAAACACTGTTACCTGCTGCAATCAAAGCAAGGATTACAGTTGACAGCAAACAGAGAAAGGAGTGAACAAATCAACAGTTATTACGTTACGCTGTGTGagaaaaatcagaatcagaaaagttttattgccagttagtttaaaacaatacaacttggtggatggtgtgaaaaactcaaacaaaccacaaacactaaataataatattactactaataataattaaatcacTGTCGTTAAACAGAGAAAATATTTCTCCGTCCTCTGTTTAAGACACTTTTAAGGCTTCTTAAAATTCCTCCTCACTACTTCTAACAGTTTTTCACCTTAGGTGCTCTCTTAGGGCCTAAGATGTTTTGTGAATTACTTTTATCTTAACAAGgaaaaattctatgaaaaattttaaaattcaagGAATTTAATCTAGGAGTGACATCACTAAGAGCTTTGTGAATTCGGGCACTGGCTTTCTAAAGGATTTCCATTTCATCCAGCatcagataccacagcacaccttcagAGGTCAACAGGAGAAGCTCTCTCAAAGTAACAGGGTTAGGATTAGAAAATTAcgttaaaattacagaaaatgacacaaaaaacaaagacggaAAAAcgcaaaaagaaaatgaaaaaaaagacaacaaaacaacacaaaaaccttTGTTATTTTCATTACTAATCTTTCAGTTGATCATTATTCTAGTGATTCTCAGGAgggacaatcacatttttgtgataaaTGTTCCTTCTGTATTACAAACGTGACATTTTTGAGCTTCATTTGGTCCAATTCTTAAAACAAGAATCGTCGCCATGGAAACGGTCAAAATAGATAAACTTCAGCCTTTAAGGACAGATattcatataaaataaaacagtaatatatatatatatatattcaacaacaataatgaaaatataacatccGTTGAATGACATTCTGTGGCCCCGAAAGAAGGAAAAACAGACAATTACAGACACTTGACACATAAACGTCATTATCGtcattgtctttttaaaatgacattcaTCTggaaggaaaaaaggaaaaataaataaagtgaaaagTAAATCATGGAAAACAATAAATCCTTCATTAACTTCCActgatgttaaaaaaacaagaatattttattataaatgattgATATATTAAGAGTCTGAACAGTAATAacatattaacactttaaacaaACCGTCTAAACTCTACTTCCTGCTATTTGGCTCCCGCAGCGTGTGATTGGTCCACATCTCTGAAGCCGTCTGAGCTGATCTGGTATTGGACGGTAACGTTGGCATGTGCTGGCGACTTAGCAATGGTTGCTAGGCGCTGAGATCCCTCCCAGTGTAGGTGGAGCCTAATGTTCAGGGCGTGGCCCCACAGCTCTCCAAGGGCGGGGACTAGCCGCGAGCGCCCACCCCCCAGCAGCCGCGTGGTCATCTGATTGGTCACAACCACGGCCACGTCGTGGCCCGTCGCCACGGCAGCGAGCTGTAGGGCCACGCCCCCGAGGTGTCGCGTCCGTGCCGACAGGTCGTCCAGCAGGGGGCGGAACGGGGCGGCCATGCCGTCCATCACCAGGAGGCGGACCTTAGGCCTCGCCGCCAGGATGGAGGGAAGGAGGCGGAGCTCTGCCAGCAGCTCCACGTAGTCATGACACCGCACCTGTGGGAGGGGACGCAACAGTTACCAtagagatgagcaactttcaCTGCAGGGATTTAGtgtcatttaatgttttatgtctCTCTAAGAACGTTCAGGTTGGtgtggagaacctgcaaactcacTCACCACATACGTGTTGGACAGGATGGTATCCACGGTGAAGGTTTCCATGGCGACGCGCTGCTCCTCGTCCTCAGCCAATAGGGAGCAGTGTGTGACGGCGGCGGCGGCGAGTTCAGCGAATCGCTGCAGGACAAACGTTCCCTCTGTGTCCATGAAAATCACCTCACCTCCGACCCCCCCGAAGCACTGAGGGACCTGGACGTCCACGGCCAACTGGAGACTGGACatagagtgagtgtgtgtgtgtgtctaatccAGCATCTACGGGCTGTTCAGGACACAGATACCATAGCACACCTTCTGAGGTCAACAGAAGAAGCTGCTCAAAGTAACACATGCacccccccaaaataaatacacaaattgagtcccaaaaacacacaaaatgacaagaaaaacagaaatgagagaaaattatacaaaaatgacaaacataaaaatacagagagaaaattacataaaaagacaaaacaacacaaagatcTTTGTTATTTCCAGTAATAATCTTTcagttggtcattattctagtGACTCTCAGGTagaacaatcacatttttatagcccttactgtgataaaagttcaaGGTGATGAtacgtgtgtgtgagcgtgcatgtgtccatctgtgtgtgtgtgtgtgagggtgtgtgtgttaatgtgcgCATAtccatctctgtgtgtgtgtgtgtgtgtgtgtgtgagagcgtgCGTGtgtccatctgtgtgtgtgtgcgtgtgtatgtgcgtatatccatctgtgtgtgtgtgagcgtgcgtgtgtccatctgtgtgtgtgtatgtgcgtatatccatgtgtgtgtgtgtgtgtgtgagcgtgcgtgtgtatgtgcgtaaatctgtctgtgtgtgt
This portion of the Gouania willdenowi chromosome 7, fGouWil2.1, whole genome shotgun sequence genome encodes:
- the rad51c gene encoding DNA repair protein RAD51 homolog 3; its protein translation is MQRPLSTLPLSSAVKAKLVTAGFHFISDLMNLKAPQLSREAGVSQQEAMAVLAELEQGVPPPSMSALQLLQKEAELQSIITFCSSLDGALGGGVPLGKTTEIYGVPGIGKTQLCLQLAVDVQVPQCFGGVGGEVIFMDTEGTFVLQRFAELAAAAVTHCSLLAEDEEQRVAMETFTVDTILSNTYVVRCHDYVELLAELRLLPSILAARPKVRLLVMDGMAAPFRPLLDDLSARTRHLGGVALQLAAVATGHDVAVVVTNQMTTRLLGGGRSRLVPALGELWGHALNIRLHLHWEGSQRLATIAKSPAHANVTVQYQISSDGFRDVDQSHAAGAK